In one window of Macadamia integrifolia cultivar HAES 741 chromosome 2, SCU_Mint_v3, whole genome shotgun sequence DNA:
- the LOC122088589 gene encoding protein PHOTOPERIOD-INDEPENDENT EARLY FLOWERING 1 isoform X3 → MASKGPRYKVDHETRTRRQKALEAPREPHRRKTHWDHVLEEMVWLSKDFESERKWKLSQAKKVAIRASKNTLDQATRGEKKVKEEEQRLRKVALNISKDVKKFWMKIEKLVLYKHQLELEEKKKKALDKQLDFLIGQTERYSTMLAENLVDLPFPRKTEQPGSTMESNQDKEVDETKMETTKHPEPQSDNVDVDGDYDIQSEDELEDDEHTIMEDEALITEEERREELAALQDEIDLPIEELLKRYNTGEGEEYSPPIGSKVGTGSSLATTGDHFDESNGEVSILKNQALGNETDENIQPKDHRKSKNEHLVSYSTEEQDDGDYVLASGGEEKDDEATLSEEEELAKAEASEPLNEIELLKKESELPVEELLARYKKDFDTDEDVEDESPYYSCSSDDLADSLSPQESELKRQDVSMDEDANEQDGPGEVNEVLDPVANESDMGHQEKNEEERENENRIADAAAAARSAQPTGNTFSTTTVRTKFPFLLKFPLREYQHIGLDWLVTMYEKRLNGILADEMGLGKTIMTIALLAHLACEKGIWGPHLIVVPTSVMLNWETEFLKWCPAFKILTYFGSAKERKVKRQGWLKPNSFHVCITTYRLVIQDSKVFKRKKWKYLILDEAHLIKNWKSQRWQTLLNFNSKRRILLTGTPLQNDLMELWSLMHFLMPHIFQSHQEFKDWFGNPISGMVEGQEKINKEVIDRLHNVLRPFILRRLKRDVEKQLPKKFEHVIYCRLSRRQRNLYEDFIASSETQATLANANFFGMISVIMQLRKVCNHPDLFEGRPIISSFDMVGIDQQLSSSICTIFSSGPFSAVDLRGLGFLFTHLNFSMTSWEKDEVEAIATPSSSIMERAGSMKMEEIGSRSRFHDNKRKSQGINIFEEIQKALFEERVKEVKERAASIAWWNSLQCRKKPMYGTNLRELVMVKHPVFDIDDQKNNPKCYLSFSSKLADIILSPVEHFQKLMDLVESFMFAIPAARAPSPVCWCSKTGGLPVFLHSAYKEQCTEILSPRLSPIRPAIVRQQVYFPDRRLIQFDCGKLQELAVLLRRLRSEGHRALIFTQMTKMLDLLEAFINLYGYTYMRLDGSTQPEERQTLMQRFNTNPKIFLFILSTRSGGVGINLVGADTVIFYDSDWNPAMDQQAQDRCHRIGQTREVHIYRLISESTIEENILKKANQKRALDDLVIQSGGYNTEFFKKLDPMELFSGHRALPDKNMQKDKSSNNGMEEIFSNLDVEAALKYAEDEADYMALKKVEQEEAVDNQEFTEETMGRLEDDEFVNEDDMKPDEKIAGDANTDGGASLSRCNPNEEKSLILSVREEDVDMLADVKKLAAAAAAAGQASSSFENQLRPIDQYAMRFLDLWDPIIDKAAIESQVMFEEMEWELERIEKFKEDMEAENDDDEEPLLYERWDADFATEAYRQQVEALAQRQLMEELEEAKETQDAEDENCEYVNRNDLSEPKPNSKKKTKKKFKSLKRGALASESEALHEEPPVEPMIIGDEVNLSGMLTSSEAGPPHIPVQKKRKKVPEAEEEKLTKKNSKKLKTASLGFNPVVDSSALHKQHDEAKESKASDGVVGDPDLKSASRSKTGGKISISAMPVKRVMVIKPEKLKKKGNIWSRDCFPSPDSWSPQEDAILCAIVHEYSTHWSLASDALYGMTTGGFYRGRFRHPIHCCERFRELFQRYVLSPTENPNGEKVGSVGSGKALLKVTEDNVRMLLDVASEMADNELILQKHFTAVLSSVWRARIRSDRRQSLSSFSRNGLYFGGKFLTSATNQITGISTREPLEKMNLAILGPSSKLVAAALQDADMKEQEDTILPSEQGKGASAMTEQLEITLEFQNNTGDPELPLPSVTTLFVCRADPAPLADEQAEGSLLAASSCNIAEHRYRLASKSCFEGEGQGWASSAFPTSDLRSRSSSKPQSLGKHKAPFSDLIKPPKSKLQRTTVEPADEDQHLISRPALSSPQFVVSPCPFRSSDLPTHTTESVGNNDDGDLNSSMDDNIFADAEIFDGVPHLYDPGFASGLDDCIPSWEILDIG, encoded by the exons GCGCTTGAAGCTCCTAGAGAACCACATCGCCGCAAAACACATTGGGATCATGTTTTGGAGGAgatggtttggttgtcaaag GATTTTGAGTCagagagaaaatggaaattGTCTCAGGCAAAGAAGGTAGCAATTAGAGCTAGCAAAAACACACTGGACCAGGCAACGAGAGGTGAAAAGAAAGTGAAG GAAGAAGAGCAGCGATTAAGAAAGGTTGCACTCAATATTTCTAAGGATGTGAAGAAATTTTGGATGAAGATAGAGAAGCTG GTGCTTTACAAGCATCAGCTGGAGCttgaggaaaaaaagaaaaaagcactTGATAAGCAACTAGATTTTTTAATAGGCCAGACTGAAAG GTACTCAACAATGCTTGCAGAAAATCTTGTCGACTTGCCATTTCCTCGTAAAACAGAGCAACCAGGTTCTACCATGGAAAGTAATCAAGATAAGGAAGTGGATGAAACTAAGATGGAAACAACTAAACACCCCG AACCTCAATCGGATAATGTGGATGTTGATGGTGATTATGATATACAATCCGAAGATGAGTTG GAAGATGACGAGCATACCATTATGGAAGATGAGGCTCTTATTACTGAGGAAGAGAGGCGAGAGGAACTGGCAGCATTGCAAGATGAAATAGATCTACCCATTGAGGAGCTACTCAAACGTTACAATACGGGCGAAG GTGAGGAATACTCTCCTCCAATTGGCAGCAAGGTTGGCACAGGGAGCTCTCTCGCTACCACTGGAGATCATTTT GATGAAAGTAATGGTGAAGTTTCCATTCTGAAAAACCAAGCATTGGGAAATGAGACAGATGAAAATATTCAGCCAAAAGATCATAGGAAATCAAAGAATGAACATTTGGTATCTTATTCTACTGAGGAGCAG GATGATGGGGATTATGTTCTTGCTTCTGGTGGAGAGGAAAAG GATGATGAGGCTACCTTATCTGAGGAGGAGGAACTGGCAAAAGCAGAAGCAAGTGAACCTTTAAATGAG ATTGAATTACTTAAAAAGGAGAGTGAATTGCCTGTTGAAGAATTGCTTGCAAGGTATAAAAAG GATTTTGACACCGATGAGGATGTAGAGGATGAATCTCCATATTACTCCTGCAGTTCAGACGATCTGGCAGATTCTCTTTCCCCTCAAGAGTCTGAACTGAAGAGACAGGATGTTTCTATGGATGAAGATGCAAATGAACAGGACGGACCTGGTGAAGTCAATGAAGTTTTGGATCCTGTTGCAAACGAATCAGATATGGGGCATCAAGAgaaaaacgaagaagaaagagaaaatgagaataGAATTGCTGATGCGGCAGCTGCAGCAAGATCAGCACAGCCAACAGGCAACACTTTTTCAACAACTACTGTGCGTACAAAgttccctttccttcttaagTTTCCCCTTCGTGAATATCAACATATTGGCCTGGATTGGCTCGTCACAATGTATGAAAAGAGACTTAATGGTATTCTAGCTGATGAGATGGGCCTTGGGAAGACAATCATGACAATTGCTCTTCTTGCACACCTGGCATGTGAAAAGGGAATTTGGGGTCCCCATCTCATAGTTGTCCCAACAAGTGTCATGCTCAATTGGGAAACTGAGTTTCTCAAATGGTGCCCTGCTTTTAAAATTTTGACTTACTTTGGAAGTGCAAAAGAACGCAAAGTCAAGAGGCAAGGTTGGTTGAAGCCAAACTCCTTCCATGTTTGCATCACAACTTACAGACTTGTTATACAGGATTCAAAAGTTTTCAAGCGTAAGAAATGGAAATACTTAATTTTGGATGAAGCACATCTGATAAAAAATTGGAAGTCCCAGAGATGGCAAACCCTTCTAAACTTTAATTCAAAACGGCGTATTTTGTTGACTGGGACACCTCTACAGAATGACCTCATGGAGCTCTGGTCTCTTATGCATTTCTTGATGCCTCACATATTTCAGTCTCATCAGGAGTTCAAGGATTGGTTTGGTAATCCAATTTCTGGAATGGTAGAGggacaagaaaaaataaacaaagaagtTATTGACCGCTTACATAATGTTCTTCGTCCATTCATACTCAGACGGTTGAAGAGGGATGTGGAGAAGCAGCTCCCAAAGAAATTTGAGCATGTGATATACTGTAGACTCTCGAGGAGGCAGAGGAACTTGTATGAGGATTTCATTGCCAGCTCAGAGACCCAAGCAACACTGGCTAATGCCAATTTCTTTGGGATGATTAGTGTTATAATGCAACTCCGAAAGGTGTGTAATCATCCAGATCTATTTGAGGGTCGTCCTATCATAAGTTCTTTTGACATGGTAGGCATTGACCAGCAGTTGAGTTCTTCTATTTGTACAATTTTTTCTTCTGGTCCATTCTCTGCTGTAGACCTGAGGGGTTTGGGGTTTCTGTTTACCCATCTGAATTTCAGCATGACATCATGGGAGAAAGATGAAGTTGAAGCTATTGCCACCCCCTCAAGTTCAATCATGGAGCGTGCTGGCTCGATGAAGATGGAAGAAATTGGTTCGCGATCCAGGTTTCAtgataacaaaagaaaatcccagGGAATTAATATTTTTGAGGAGATTCAGAAGGCTTTGTTTGAGGAAAGGGTGAAAGAAGTGAAAGAAAGGGCTGCATCGATTGCATGGTGGAATTCCTTACAATGCAGGAAGAAGCCCATGTATGGAACAAATCTAAGGGAACTCGTTATGGTGAAGCATCCAGTGTTTGATATTGATGATCAAAAGAATAACCCCAAATGCTACTTGAGCTTTTCTTCAAAGCTTGCTGATATCATTTTGTCACCTGTGGAACACTTTCAGAAGTTGATGGACCTGGTTGAATCTTTCATGTTTGCAATCCCGGCAGCTCGGGCTCCCTCACCTGTGTGCTGGTGCAGTAAAACTGGGGGGCTCCCTGTCTTTTTGCATTCAGCTTATAAGGAACAATGTACAGAAATCCTATCACCCCGTCTCTCACCCATTCGACCTGCTATTGTCCGGCAACAAGTTTATTTTCCGGACAGGCGACTCATACAATTTGACTGTGGGAAGTTGCAAGAGCTTGCAGTCCTGCTTAGGCGGTTGAGATCAGAAGGGCACCGAGCATTGATATTCACCCAGATGACAAAGATGCTTGATCTCCTGGAGGCTTTCATAAATTTATATGGATACACTTACATGCGTTTAGATGGATCCACTCAGCCCGAAGAGAGGCAAACGTTGATGCAGAGATTTAACACAAAtccaaaaatatttcttttcattctgTCAACCCGTAGTGGAGGTGTTGGAATTAACTTAGTTGGGGCAGATACAGTCATCTTCTATGACAGCGATTGGAATCCTGCTATGGATCAACAGGCCCAAGATCGATGCCACAGGATTGGGCAGACACGTGAAGTGCATATATATCGTCTTATCAGTGAGAGCACCATTGAGgagaatatattaaagaaagCAAATCAGAAACGTGCACTTGATGATTTGGTTATACAAAGTGGGGGCTACAACACCGAATTTTTCAAGAAACTTGACCCAATGGAATTATTTTCAGGACATAGAGCTCTTCCAGACAAGAACATGCAGAAAGATAAAAGTTCCAATAATGGAATGGAGGAAATTTTTTCCAATCTAGATGTTGAAGCTGCTTTGAAATATGCAGAAGATGAAGCAGATTACATGGCATTAAAGAAAGTAGAACAGGAAGAGGCTGTGGACAACCAGGAGTTCACAGAGGAGACCATGGGGAGATTggaagatgatgagtttgtaaATGAGGATGACATGAAGCCTGATGAGAAGATTGCTGGAGATGCAAATACAGATGGTGGGGCCTCCTTGAGTAGGTGTAATCCAAATGAAGAGAAATCTCTCATTTTGTCTGTTAGAGAAGAGGATGTTGACATGCTAGCTGACGTCAAGAAGTTGGCAGCAGCAGCGGCAGCTGCAGGACAGGCTAGCTCATCTTTTGAGAATCAGCTCCGCCCAATTGATCAATATGCGATGCGTTTTCTGGACCTGTGGGACCCAATAATAGATAAGGCTGCTATAGAATCTCAAGTTATGTTTGAGGAGATGGAATGGGAGCTGGAGCGAATTGAGAAGTTCAAAGAAGATATGGAAGCTgagaatgatgatgatgaggagccTCTCTTATATGAAA GATGGGATGCGGATTTTGCAACTGAGGCCTACCGGCAGCAAGTTGAGGCCTTGGCTCAGCGTCAG TTGATGGAAGAATTGGAGGAAGCTAAAGAGACCCAGGATGCCGAGGACGAAAATTGTGAATATGTGAA CAGGAATGACCTATCTGAGCCTAAACCCAACTCAAAAAAGAAAACGAAGAAAAAGTTCAAGtctctgaagagaggagctctAGCATCAGAATCAGAAGCATTGCATGAAGAACCTCCAGTAGAACCCATGATCATTGGTGACGAGGTTAACCTTTCTGGGATGCTTACCTCTTCGGAAGCAGGGCCACCACATATACCTGTTCAGAAAAAACGTAAGAAGGTGCCAGaggcagaagaagaaaaacttacAAAGAAAAACTCTAAGAAACTTAAGACGGCTTCTCTTGGATTCAATCCTGTGGTTGATTCCAGTGCATTGCATAAGCAGCATGATGAAGCTAAAGAGTCAAAAGCAAGTGATGGTGTGGTTGGTGATCCTGATCTTAAGTCAGCAAGCAGGAGCAAGACAGGAGGAAAAATCTCAATTTCTGCCATGCCAGTGAAGCGTGTGATGGTGATCAAACCAGAAAAGctgaagaaaaagggaaatattTGGTCAAGAGATTGCTTTCCTTCACCAGATTCTTGGTCACCACAGGAAGATGCAATATTGTGTGCCATTGTGCATGAGTATAGTACACACTGGAGCTTAGCCAGTGATGCACTATATGGGATGACTACTGGTGGGTTTTATAGGGGGAGGTTCCGGCATCCTATACATTGTTGTGAGAGGTTCAGAGAACTTTTTCAGAGATATGTTTTGTCGCCAACAGAGAATCCGAATGGTGAGAAGGTTGGCAGTGTTGGCTCTGGGAAGGCCCTTCTCAAAGTAACAGAG GATAATGTCCGTATGCTATTAGATGTGGCCAGTGAGATGGCGGATAATGAATTAATCCTTCAAAAGCATTTTACAGCTGTGCTTTCATCTGTCTGGCGAGCAAGAATCCGCTCTGACCGCAGGCAAAGCTTGTCATCATTTTCCAGGAATGGCCTTTATTTTGGTGGTAAGTTTTTGACATCTGCCACCAATCAGATTACCGGGATATCCACAAGGGAACCCCTAGAAAAGATGAACCTGGCAATTTTGGGGCCAAGCAGTAAGTTAGTCGCAGCTGCCCTCCAAGATGCTGATATGAAAGAACAGGAAGACACAATCTTACCATCTGAACAGGGCAAAGGGGCTTCAGCCATGACCGAGCAGTTAGAAATAACTCTGGAGTTCCAGAATAACACTGGGGATCCTGAGTTACCTTTACCTTCAGTCACTACTCTCTTTGTATGTCGAGCAGATCCGGCACCTTTAGCAGATGAGCAAGCAGAAGGGAGCTTGCTTGCAGCATCTTCTTGCAACATTGCTGAGCACCGGTACAG GTTAGCATCAAAATCTTGCTTTGAGGGTGAAGGCCAAGGTTGGGCTTCATCAGCTTTTCCAACTAGTGATCTTAGATCTCGATCATCTTCAAAACCACAATCTTTGGGAAAACACAAGGCTCCGTTCTCTGACTTGATCAAGCCTCCAAAATCCAAGCTTCAAAGAACTACAGTGGAGCCTGCTGATGAGGATCAGCACCTAATCAGTAGACCAGCACTTTCATCACCTCAATTTGTGGTTTCGCCTTGTCCTTTTAGAAGTTCTGATCTGCCAACCCACACCACTGAGTCTGTTGGGAACAATGATGACGGTGACTTGAATTCCAGTATGGATGATAACATATTTGCGGATGCAGAGATTTTTGATGGTGTCCCCCATTTATACGACCCAGGCTTCGCCTCGGGCCTTGATGATTGCATACCGTCGTGGGAAATTTTGGACATCGGTTAG